The segment CCTTCCAACCGAGGAACTTGTTGTTGGGAATGAGGACGGAGTGCTTCAACGGCAGCGCAAAGGAGTTCGCGCTGTAGAGATGCCTGCCATCGGTGCCCACGATGTAGTTGGCCTTAGGGTTGCTTGCGTCGATGAACGTGCCGTTGAGAACGTAGCGTGTTTCGTCGATGCTGGCGCAATCCATTGCTTCGTGGATGGAACGGCGCAGCTCGGGCGGCAGCGGGATAGCCTCGCCAGGAAGGCGCGGTGTCACCGGGAATTCCGCCAGTGGAATGAGTTTCACCTTGGATTCGCCGAGGTTGTCAGCCAGGGCAAATTTGATGACGGGGCCTGTCGGTGTGGTGTCAATGAGCAGACTTTCATTGCGGTCACAGTTCTTGGTGAGCTGAACGAGCTGCTCATGAGGAATGAACACCGTCATGGCAGGTCCAGTGGAGGGTTGTTCGAGACGAACGGTGACGAAGCGGTCGAGATCGGTGCTCGTGAGAGCGACCCAACCTTCGGACGTACGCTCGACTTTAACGTATTGCAGAACGGGCAGCGTGGATCGTGAATTGATCACTTTGCCGAGCCCCAAAAGGGCGGGCTTCAATTCCGCAACGGGCAGTGAGATGGGGTTCATGGGCGTGGTGTTTGAGGTTGTTCGCCGAATTTTTGCGGTATTTCCGGCGTGGTCTTGGTTTGAGGAACGACGATGATGATGTCCTGCCGCAGTTCCTTGATCGCTGGTTGCGAAGAGGAATGGGGGCAGGCGGTGCCTGCGAGGACGAGCAACACGCAGGCTGCCAGCCGGATGAAATAAACAATGTGCTTCATGAGTGTGAGCTTTGGGGTTGTGCGCAAAAGCCCAGGCACCGGTAAAGATGCCTGGGTTTGCGCGGCGTTGTGGTGTCAGGTATCCGTCTCAGCTTTGTATTTGAGCTGGGAGGTGGTGCATTCGGCGGCGCGAATGTCTGGACGTGCTCCCAAGTAAACCGGCTGGTAGATGCTGCCGGATTCCTTGAATGCGTACAAGTAGCGGCACTCCACCACGGTGCCCGGTTCAGGGACATCGTGGTTGGGTGGAATGGTGACGTTGCCAGCCTGGCGCACTTTCTCGCCGTCAAACAAGATCAACGAGACGCTGCGCTTGCCGTTCACCTTGGTGACGATGAACGAGGCGGTTTCGTGGAACTTGTATTTGAGCTGGCTGCCGCCGCTGTTGGGACGACCGGGACTGTACGGTGCGTCCTTGTGTTTGAACACCACGCCTTCCTTTCCTTCCCGCTTGAACTCTTGGAGGCGGTCAGCCGTTTCACACGGGAAGATGACCTCGACCAAGCGGATGTGCGGATGATCAAAGGCATTGAGCATGTCGCGCATCCGCAAATAGCGCACCGCGAAGCCCAAAGGACGCATGTCCTCGGAGCCGATGGTGAGCAGGTCGAAGGCATGGAAGGTGTCTCCCACTGCTTCGCCATCGAGGAGGAAGTCGCGGGGGTATTGGGCGGCATCGTGGGCGATGGTTTCTGGGATAGCTGTGGGGAATCCCAGGCGGTTGATGCCGGTGATCTGGTCGCCGTCCTTTTTGATCAGCAGCCGGCGTCCGTCGAGTTTCTCCTGCATCCAGTAGTCCGGATTGAGCAGCATCTGGTCGAGCTGCTGCTCATGCAGGGGATTGAGGAGCTGGCAATGAATGCTGGTGTGCTTGTTGGGGGATTCCGGGGGTGGGGTGACAACACCTTCAGCTCCGGGCTTGTAGCCCTTCGCCATTTTCTCCCGGATCAATTTGTCGTAGATGTCCTTGGCAATCGAGTAGGCGACAGGCGTTTGCGTTTTGCTGCCGGTGTTGAGGGTGGCACCGCGACGGCCATAGGCGAAGTGCACGTGATAACCATCATCCTTGGGAGCGATGCTGGCTTGGTACACTTTGTCGGAAGGGCCTTCGCGGAAATACAAAGTGATGCTTTCCATGGGGTGAATTTCCTTTCTTGAAATGAAAAGAGCCGGATGATCCTGCGATCCTCCGGCTCTTGGGTGGGTTTGGGTCGTGGAGGCCGCTTCAGTAGTTGTAGGGATCCCGGCGCTGTTGATGGCGCAGGCGCATCGACAAAATGGATTTCGCAATGGAAACCAATCCGGCAATGAGTCCCACGACCAGCAGCACCGAGAGCGGCACCAGGACGAAGTTGGACGTCGATTTGCTGATGAGGTCGATCCAGAGATTGAATCGTTCCAAGGCCAGAGTGACCAGTGGTGCCACCAGCAAGGCGGGCACCGCGATGCCGATGGCCAGGCGCAGGTTGAACTTCAGCCACTCCCGCAGGGTTCCCTGCGGTGAGAGCCAGTATTCAGCCCGGCGGCAGGTGAAGCAGACGACCTCTGCCGAGCGCTCAATGGCGCTGAGGTTCGGCAGTTCTTCGTCGATGACGGGTTCGCTGAGCGGTTCAGGCTGCCAACGTCGAATGACGATCTGGCGGGCCTGCTTCGCCCATGTGGTGGCGGGCACCGTTGGGAGCTGCCGTGGCAGCGGTGGGTGGGACTGTTCGTCCCAGTCGGGTTGTTCCATCATAATGTTGGCGTGTTTTGGCCCCAAGGGCGGTTCCAATGACAAACAACAGCACGCAGCCCACGGCGAGAGTGCCGGTGGCGATCTCCCAGCGGGTGGTGACGGCGTGCTGTTCCGAGAGGCGATCTTCCAGGCTGACAATTTTGGCCCGGTATTCCGGTCCGAGATCAGGCGGGGGATCGTCGAAGAACCAGCCTGCGTGCGTATTCGGTGCGAACAGCATCAGCAGGCTGGTGATGAGGATGAGATGTTTCATAGTGGGTGTGGGGGATGATCTGCAGGCCAGCGCTCGTGGTGAGTGCCGACCTGCAGCAGGGTTCAATGCCAGCGGCGGCATTCGTTATAGAATTCGCAGCTTGAGCAGTGCATCCCAGGCGAAGGGATGAAGTCGCGGCGCTGCAATCCTTCGAGGTAGGCCTCCATTTGCCTGAACAGCCGGGTTTCCTGGCCAGGGCTCATGGGAGGCAGCGTGGTGATGACCACCTTGGGGTTCTTGAGTTTGACCAGGTGATGCAGTTGCATGCCTGTTTCCTGCGCGCCTGTGTTGTGGCGGTACAGGATGGCGTAGCTGCAGGTTTGGATTTCCGTGGTGTGGGCGACCTTGTCAGCGTTGGGAGTGGTGGCGCTGGTCTTGTAGTCGATAATCTGGCGGTGCTGCACCAGATCAAGGATGCCGATCAGGCGGGGCAGCCCATGCTGCTGCAAATCGGCCTCTACCGGGACTTCCACGGCGTCGGGTTTAATGGCGGCAGGCATATGACTTTCACGCAGGTAGGTGTCGAGCAGGCGCCAGCCGGTGGTTTTATCGGCCTCCTCCTCCCCGGGTTCCCAATCGACAGATCCTTCGGTGTCGTCCGCCCAGGCTGCCAGGTAGGTCTCGTGGACCACCTTGAGCGAGAGCGGCTGCTGCACCCAGCGTGCCTTGTTCCAGGCCTTCAACACGGCGTGAACCGCGTTACCGAGATGGAGCGAGGCTGTCTTGGGCTTCTTGAGCTTGAGCACGTAACGGAAGTAGAACTTCAGCCGGCATTGCAGGAACAGTGACAGCCGGGAAGCTGACACCGTTTCCTGCAATGCGGTGATGACGTCCTGCTCGCTGCGCTCTGGTGGTGAGGCAGCTGTCGTGTTCATGCGGCTTGGGCGTTGGTGGGTTGTTGCTGCCAGCGGGTCTGGCGTGGAGCGGGCTTCCCCGCCATGACGAGCAGGTCCTCAATCAGCTGGGAGGCCTGCATCTTGTTGAGCTGCTTGACGCCGATGCCGAAGAGCTGCTGGGACAGATCCTCCGCCACCTGTTTGGTGATGCCGGGGTTTTCGTTGACGATGCGCAGGATGAACCCGCGCTGACCGTCGGTGCAGTTCCAGCGGTCGGCGCTAGATGACGCAGACGGGCGACCACTGCCGTTGACCGGCTGGGCACGTCCTTTTTGCTGGGGCGCTGGACGGCTGTTGCCGTTGGTGTTGGCAGTCGGGACAAAGCCAGGTTGTTGGATTTCCTGATCGACAGACTGCTGCAGGAGCTGATAGAGCTTCTGCACCTCGGCTTCGACTTGGCTGATGTCGTTGAGTTCGACTTCAACGGAGGCGCTGAAGCTGTGGCTACTGTATTGGGGCAGGCCGAGTTTTTTACTGTAGTTGGCGCTGAGTTTGATGGCCATGGTGGTGTGTCTCCTGATTTGGGGTGGGTGTGCTTGGGGGGAAGAAGCCGCCACATGGCCCCGACAACAAAACACCCGGCCCCTCTTGCGAGAGAACCGGGTGGGTGAAGTGGGTGCTGTGACGACGTAGAGCGGCTAGCGTATGGTGCCAGCCTCCTGAATGCGGCCCTGAGCCGGGACGCTCATCTGCGTGGCAGCGATGCTCCATCCCTGCGTGTGTTGCAGGGATGAGGTGAGCAGGTCGTTGACCAGTCGCGTCATGGGCAGGCGGAGCCGCCGGCCTTCATGATACAACGCGCAGACGATGACCCGGTCGATGCAGGGCGAATAATGGGTTCGCCGAGGCATGGTGGGTGGATGAAAAGGGTCAGGGGTAAAGCCCGACCTCTCAAATTTCTATAACGCGATAGATGGGCAAATTGCAGTTCGCTCTGAGTGTAGTCCGGGAGGCGGAGGTTTCGGCAAGGGGGGCCTGCCAGAAAAAGGGACCGGGATGTTGCTCCGCAAAAGTGGCCAAGAAGTGGCCAAGGTACATTTTTCCGCAGTTTTTCCCGAAGCTCGAAAATGGTCAATTCTCCTTCGTAAGTGCCGGAGACAGGACTCGAACCTGCACTTGTTTCCAAACCAGATCCTAAGTCTGGCGCGTCTACCAATTCCGCCACTCCGGCATGGAGTTGCTCGCGGCTATGATTCCGTGAGGAGAATGAGGCTGCAAATGAATTATCGCGTGCGCAGCAGATGAGATGCGACCAAGCCGGTGAGCAGGACGGTGCAGAGGGGCATGAGGCCCACCTTGAGATTGGCACCGATCCAGGGCAGCCAGCCTCCGGCATAGCTGGTGAGGGAGCTGAAGTATTTCAGGCCAAATACCCAGCCGCCATGGAGGCCCATGCCGGCCCAGAGCGCGCCAGTCTGCATGCGCACGCGTGCAATGACCCAGCCGACGGCGAAGAGGGTGGCGAATTCAGCCAGCAGAAACTGAACATCTCCAAACCCGGCAGCAATCTGGCGCAGGACGAGGAAACCGCTGCTCCAGGTGACGTCTGCATCGCTGATCTGCCAGCCCTCCGGCGGCTTGAGGAAGTGGACGAGCGCAAAGACAAAGGTGAGGGAGAGGACGGCCCTGGTCTCCTTCATGGTGCGCAGCAGCAGGCCCAGCAGAAGGCCGCGGAAGAAGAACTCCTCCACGATGCCTGCGCCGAGAGCGCCGGTGATGGGCTCTCCGAGCCGCCACCAGCGTGGATCAAGACGGAGCTGATAGGCGCCGCTTTTGAGGAAGATGAATCCTAGCATGAGCAGCGGCCCGGCTGCGAGCAAAAAGCAAAGCGCCCACTGCCTGATGCCGGTGCTGAAAGGCCGCCAGGCGGGCAGGAGGGAGCGCTCCAGGCGGACCCAGCGCATGAAGGGCCAGATGAAGGCGAGGGCGCAGACGAGCACGGCGCGGTTAAAATAGCGGGTGAACTGCGCGCGCTGGATCTCCGAGAGCAGCCATTTGACGATGCCGAGATCGTATATGGAGGAGGCTGAGAGCCAGGCCTGGGCTGCCCTGCCAAAATGAAAGAGCGGCACGGAAAGCAGCGCGCCACCGACCATGACAGTGATGACGTAGAGAAGTACTTTGGGCAGGGCAGGGGAACTGCCGGGGCTGGCGGCTTGCATGGTCGCGATACTAGCGCATCCTGCACTCTCTCAATGACCAAAAACCAAATCCATGAATGGCACGAGCGTCTGGAAGACGGTCGCAAGCAGTACATCCGCGCGTACTGGAACTCGCGTGACTGGGAGTTTCGCTACGCCCATCCGGACGGAGAGCACTGGATGCCGCTGGAAAACCCCACCAACGAGCGCTGGCTGGAACTGAGAGACCTGCTTTTCCGCAAGTATCAGCGCAAAAAGCTGCCGTGGAAGTATGTGGAGCAGCTGGACAAGAAGCTGGAGGCCATGGGCATCAAGGCCGAGGAGGGTGTGCAGCAAAGCAGAGAGGAAGAGGACTGATCAGTGTGCTCCGGCGCTGGTCTTGACGTCTGCGGTGACGCCGCCGCCGAAGGCCGCCCCGAAGCGTGTGCCAACGTGAACCACTGGAAGCAGAAAGCGACGGTCTGACGCGGCGCTGCGCCGACGTGAGACGAAGCCCAGCAATGCAGCGATCACGGCCCCGCCTGCGAGCAAGGCGGGCACCACCAGCCCAAACTGCCTCTCCTGACGCTGCAGCCAGAGTGACTGCTTCAGCCGCATGCTCTCCATGGTGCGCACGCGGTCGATCCATGTGCGTGTGGCCACCGCCAAGCGTTCGTCGAGGGTGAGCTTTGTGTCTGCGAAGATGCGGCGGGTTTCCTGCATGATCTCCACAAGGTCGGTGGCAGGGTAGCGCTCCCACAGGACTGGGGCGAAGGAGACTGCGCTGCTGCTGCTGGAGCGGTCGTAGAGCATGAGCACGGCGGGCTGGATGCCGCTCCATGAGCGCCGGGTCATTTGCGCCTGCCTGCGAATGGTGACGCCGGCGGGCAGAAAGCTGCAGGTGCGGACCCAGCCTTCATATTTAAGGTCCTGACGGAACTGCCGGAGCTCTTCGGCCAGCTGGTTGCGGGTTTCAGCAGACAGGGCGCGTGTTTCATCCAGGATGCCGTCCGCCGGCGGTGTCTGAGCTGACGACACTACGGCAGCAGCCAGCCAAGCCCAGACAAGAAGCGGGAGAAGGAGGCTATGAGGAAGGGGGGGGCTCCGGCGCATGGACGCGACACCTTCGGCCAAAGCGGCCGGAGGGCAACTTTGAGCATGCGCCAACGCTCTGGGAGGTGGATTTTTGGGCAGGTTTCCGGGGAGCTTGTGAAATTTTTCACAAAATCGCCTTGCCGCTCCTTGGGCAGCGTAGATAGATACCTCTCACGCCTGCTACCAGACCCCCTCTTTCCATGCCCACTGTCACCCGAGAATACGAGGCCCCGGATACCGCCGCCAAAGCGGCCCGGCAGCTCGAAGCTGTGGAAGAAACCACAACGGACATCGTTGGCGAGAAACTGGTGCTCAACATGGGCCCGAGCCATCCTGCCACCCACGGGGTGCTGAGACTGGTGCTGGAGCTAGATGGCGAGATCATCACCAAGGCAGATCCGGATGTGGGATTTTTGCATCGCGGCGACGAAAAGATCGCCGAGAACATGCACTACAACCAGTTCGTGCCTTACACGGATCGTCTCGACTACCTTGCACCTCTGGCCAACAACGTGGCCTATGCACTGGCGGTGGAAAAGCTCATGGGCTGGGAAGTGCCTGAGCGTGGCCGCGCCATCCGTGTGATCTGCTGCGAGCTGGCGCGCATCTCGGCCCACATGCTGGGAGTCGGGGTGTTTGCCATGGACGTGGGTGCCATGACGGTCTTCCTCTACACCTTCACGGAGCGCGAAAAAATCTACAATCTGTGCGAGCAGCTCACCGGCGCTCGCTTTACCACGAGCTACACACGCGTGGG is part of the Prosthecobacter vanneervenii genome and harbors:
- a CDS encoding RNA ligase family protein — its product is MESITLYFREGPSDKVYQASIAPKDDGYHVHFAYGRRGATLNTGSKTQTPVAYSIAKDIYDKLIREKMAKGYKPGAEGVVTPPPESPNKHTSIHCQLLNPLHEQQLDQMLLNPDYWMQEKLDGRRLLIKKDGDQITGINRLGFPTAIPETIAHDAAQYPRDFLLDGEAVGDTFHAFDLLTIGSEDMRPLGFAVRYLRMRDMLNAFDHPHIRLVEVIFPCETADRLQEFKREGKEGVVFKHKDAPYSPGRPNSGGSQLKYKFHETASFIVTKVNGKRSVSLILFDGEKVRQAGNVTIPPNHDVPEPGTVVECRYLYAFKESGSIYQPVYLGARPDIRAAECTTSQLKYKAETDT
- a CDS encoding RecB family exonuclease, whose amino-acid sequence is MNTTAASPPERSEQDVITALQETVSASRLSLFLQCRLKFYFRYVLKLKKPKTASLHLGNAVHAVLKAWNKARWVQQPLSLKVVHETYLAAWADDTEGSVDWEPGEEEADKTTGWRLLDTYLRESHMPAAIKPDAVEVPVEADLQQHGLPRLIGILDLVQHRQIIDYKTSATTPNADKVAHTTEIQTCSYAILYRHNTGAQETGMQLHHLVKLKNPKVVITTLPPMSPGQETRLFRQMEAYLEGLQRRDFIPSPGMHCSSCEFYNECRRWH
- a CDS encoding CPBP family glutamic-type intramembrane protease, whose amino-acid sequence is MQAASPGSSPALPKVLLYVITVMVGGALLSVPLFHFGRAAQAWLSASSIYDLGIVKWLLSEIQRAQFTRYFNRAVLVCALAFIWPFMRWVRLERSLLPAWRPFSTGIRQWALCFLLAAGPLLMLGFIFLKSGAYQLRLDPRWWRLGEPITGALGAGIVEEFFFRGLLLGLLLRTMKETRAVLSLTFVFALVHFLKPPEGWQISDADVTWSSGFLVLRQIAAGFGDVQFLLAEFATLFAVGWVIARVRMQTGALWAGMGLHGGWVFGLKYFSSLTSYAGGWLPWIGANLKVGLMPLCTVLLTGLVASHLLRTR